A DNA window from Shewanella baltica contains the following coding sequences:
- a CDS encoding type II secretion system protein M: protein MDNLRTWWQGLASREQQLVGFGSVFLVIGIFYWGVWTPIATAEADALRNFTVQQQTLNHVKQTANKIASLKQNGTKPTMSGSLSSVVNQTAGNYGLVITRMQPQGDKIQVWMDDVPFDALLGYLSELVQKKGLSLESVDLAEADAPGYVKVRRIQLSQ, encoded by the coding sequence ATGGATAATTTGCGGACTTGGTGGCAAGGGCTCGCATCGCGCGAGCAGCAGTTAGTCGGTTTTGGTTCGGTATTCTTAGTCATAGGTATTTTTTATTGGGGTGTTTGGACGCCAATCGCCACTGCCGAAGCCGATGCATTACGTAACTTCACTGTGCAGCAACAGACGTTGAACCATGTAAAACAAACGGCGAATAAAATTGCGAGTTTGAAGCAGAACGGTACTAAACCGACTATGTCGGGCAGTTTAAGCTCAGTGGTTAACCAAACTGCGGGCAATTATGGGTTAGTGATTACTCGCATGCAGCCTCAAGGCGATAAGATCCAAGTGTGGATGGACGATGTTCCTTTTGATGCCTTGTTAGGTTATTTGAGTGAGTTAGTGCAGAAAAAAGGACTTTCACTCGAAAGTGTTGATTTGGCAGAGGCCGATGCCCCTGGCTATGTCAAAGTTAGACGTATCCAACTGTCGCAATAA
- a CDS encoding type II secretion system protein N translates to MSLIKKVIIGVLIYLVFLVVLFPAKIAIALAPLPANISVSGVSGSIWSGSIETLSMPQRQLEQVRWDLSPWALWLGKVKVDFQVGSRATPVSAKGLVSWSMGGLSAQGLRFEAPDSFLLGNAKLPFKTEISGEVSLLVETLEQGKPWCEQLSGKLFLNQTNVKNQFGNYPLGNIELGLSCVDGKAQLATDEAKNQLGIVGTLQLDEGNMVKVAAKIKETAEQPEDMRKSLGMLGKRGSDGYFPVVYQGRIPGL, encoded by the coding sequence GTGAGTTTGATAAAAAAAGTCATCATAGGCGTACTGATTTATTTAGTATTTTTAGTCGTTCTATTTCCCGCTAAGATTGCGATAGCGTTAGCGCCATTACCTGCAAATATCAGTGTTTCGGGTGTGAGCGGCAGTATTTGGTCTGGCAGCATAGAAACCTTAAGTATGCCGCAACGCCAGTTAGAACAAGTGCGTTGGGATCTCAGCCCTTGGGCCTTGTGGTTAGGTAAAGTGAAAGTTGATTTTCAAGTGGGCAGCCGCGCAACGCCGGTTAGCGCTAAGGGATTAGTCTCTTGGTCCATGGGCGGCTTAAGTGCGCAGGGTTTACGTTTCGAAGCGCCAGATAGCTTTTTACTCGGCAATGCAAAACTGCCCTTTAAAACCGAAATATCCGGTGAAGTTAGCCTATTAGTCGAGACGTTAGAGCAAGGTAAACCTTGGTGCGAGCAGTTATCTGGTAAGCTGTTTTTGAATCAAACCAATGTTAAAAACCAGTTTGGCAACTATCCACTAGGCAATATCGAACTCGGCCTGAGTTGCGTAGACGGCAAAGCGCAATTAGCCACAGATGAAGCCAAAAACCAGCTCGGCATCGTCGGCACCTTGCAGTTAGATGAAGGCAATATGGTCAAAGTAGCAGCTAAGATTAAAGAAACGGCTGAGCAACCAGAAGATATGCGTAAGTCACTGGGTATGCTAGGTAAACGCGGCAGCGACGGTTATTTCCCTGTGGTATATCAGGGTCGTATTCCTGGGTTATAG
- a CDS encoding phytanoyl-CoA dioxygenase family protein — protein MPQSSGVESGQSADIKALIHFANALLQASSAGEAKRLIDPMLAQLCAMTKIELHPEYFLDTEASMTPFGKAVSLTTAAQCAEDPERGRVFIQSIYQAIQDKLALNPQRPIQILYAGTGPFAWLLLPLLPLFSASQIQVSLLDIHPASLDKVTKLIEHFDLADRVATYVCADATVWQPEAAVKFEMIVSETMKHLLQQEPQVQIFSHLQAYLADDGVLIPQNIELDAWLECRTVQDFVETHYLGPLFALNLQTARLLASGDRSFLAGTLLLPDFSPSAVTLKFTTSIQVYGHSKLSANQSQLTLPRYRREHWLKPLSTLSFRYEQGTHPDFVFDVIEQKPVLVSSDDLSCLGIYHLQRLWQKIQLRKRGESFTELANEWHLDKTLLDLCGIGLEPGLRALYQNVHQSAFVAFIQQTAKLTTADIANINQQLRSIFNGLTLSLTMPEVEDLNSIEVEVSNPAVVLSESQLNFWRSEGYLVIPQVLTAEQCAATRDFIWQQLGANEQDPATWYQAHAFMQKIMLQLFRHPQLDANRQVPKIRQVFEQLWQRTDLVMTTDRVSFNPPETPTWRFPGPDMHWDMPLQLPVDFGTQGLIYLTDTSVDQGAFCCVPGFHLKIEEWLLEQNKKQNKTDIELQQQDWSKWPIKPIAANAGDLIIWHHALPHGASPNRGTLPRMVQYINFYPMAC, from the coding sequence ATGCCGCAAAGTTCAGGGGTTGAATCAGGACAAAGTGCAGATATTAAAGCGTTAATTCACTTCGCCAACGCGCTATTACAGGCCTCTTCGGCAGGGGAGGCTAAACGGCTTATCGATCCCATGCTGGCACAATTATGCGCTATGACGAAAATTGAGCTTCACCCCGAGTATTTTTTGGATACCGAGGCGAGTATGACACCTTTTGGTAAGGCTGTGTCGCTCACTACTGCGGCGCAGTGTGCTGAAGATCCTGAGCGTGGGCGAGTGTTTATTCAGAGCATTTATCAGGCTATACAGGATAAGTTGGCGCTAAATCCGCAACGGCCAATACAGATTTTGTATGCGGGTACAGGACCTTTTGCCTGGTTGTTATTACCTCTGCTGCCGCTGTTTTCTGCAAGTCAGATTCAAGTCTCCTTGCTCGACATTCACCCTGCCTCGTTAGATAAAGTCACCAAGCTTATTGAACACTTTGATTTAGCAGATCGTGTGGCAACGTATGTCTGCGCCGACGCCACAGTTTGGCAACCAGAAGCTGCAGTAAAGTTCGAAATGATAGTCTCTGAAACCATGAAGCATCTGCTGCAACAGGAGCCTCAAGTCCAGATATTCAGCCACTTACAGGCGTATCTTGCAGATGATGGTGTGCTCATCCCGCAAAATATTGAGTTAGACGCTTGGCTTGAGTGTCGTACTGTGCAGGATTTTGTGGAGACGCATTATTTAGGACCTTTGTTTGCACTCAACCTGCAAACTGCGCGCTTACTTGCCAGTGGAGACCGTAGCTTCTTGGCTGGTACTTTACTGCTCCCCGATTTCAGCCCGAGTGCGGTAACGCTTAAGTTCACGACTTCCATTCAAGTCTATGGTCATTCCAAGCTGAGCGCAAACCAATCTCAACTCACCTTACCTCGATATCGACGCGAGCATTGGCTTAAGCCTCTTTCAACTCTCAGTTTTCGGTATGAGCAAGGTACTCATCCCGATTTTGTGTTTGATGTCATAGAGCAAAAGCCTGTGCTGGTGTCGAGTGACGATCTGAGCTGCTTAGGCATTTACCATTTGCAGCGGCTTTGGCAAAAGATACAGCTACGCAAACGGGGAGAGTCATTCACTGAACTGGCAAATGAATGGCACTTAGATAAAACCTTGCTGGATCTTTGTGGAATAGGGCTAGAGCCGGGTCTGAGGGCTTTATATCAAAACGTTCATCAGTCAGCTTTTGTCGCTTTTATTCAGCAAACAGCCAAGCTGACTACCGCGGATATTGCCAATATAAATCAGCAATTGCGCTCTATCTTTAATGGATTAACGCTATCGCTCACAATGCCAGAAGTCGAAGATTTAAATTCAATAGAGGTTGAAGTCTCAAATCCGGCGGTAGTACTCAGCGAGTCACAACTCAATTTTTGGCGTAGTGAAGGTTACCTAGTGATTCCGCAAGTACTCACGGCGGAGCAATGCGCCGCAACTCGAGATTTTATTTGGCAGCAGTTAGGGGCAAATGAACAAGATCCCGCCACTTGGTATCAAGCTCATGCGTTTATGCAGAAAATAATGCTGCAACTGTTTCGCCATCCGCAACTGGACGCGAATCGACAAGTCCCCAAAATCCGTCAAGTGTTTGAACAGCTATGGCAGCGAACCGATTTAGTCATGACAACCGACAGAGTCAGCTTTAATCCACCTGAAACACCCACTTGGCGTTTTCCCGGGCCAGATATGCACTGGGATATGCCACTGCAGCTACCCGTTGACTTTGGCACTCAAGGGTTAATTTATTTAACCGATACCAGTGTTGACCAAGGCGCATTTTGTTGTGTTCCCGGATTTCATCTCAAGATAGAAGAATGGCTTCTCGAACAAAACAAAAAGCAAAACAAGACGGATATCGAGCTTCAGCAACAGGATTGGAGCAAGTGGCCTATTAAACCCATAGCCGCAAATGCAGGTGATTTAATCATTTGGCACCATGCCTTGCCCCACGGCGCCAGTCCTAATCGTGGGACGTTACCGCGAATGGTGCAATACATTAACTTTTATCCTATGGCTTGCTAA
- a CDS encoding phage tail protein, with the protein MSDPFIGQISMFAGNFAPRGWAFCNGQLLSVSQNSALFAILGTTYGGNGQTTFALPNLQGRVPVHQGQSPGMSQYNLGQTGGTENVTLTANELPAHVHSVALNGTGNTSVALGASSANGNTAIPGPATVPAKVVSGLTALNAFSTTAPDTTLSPATATTTVNVNGNTGIAGNNMPVHIVQPYQVVNFIIALEGLFPSRN; encoded by the coding sequence ATGTCTGATCCATTTATCGGTCAAATTTCCATGTTCGCTGGTAATTTCGCTCCCCGTGGTTGGGCCTTTTGTAATGGGCAATTATTGTCCGTCTCGCAAAACTCTGCGCTTTTTGCAATTCTAGGCACCACATATGGTGGCAATGGCCAAACGACTTTTGCACTGCCTAACCTGCAAGGGCGTGTGCCTGTGCATCAAGGCCAAAGCCCTGGCATGAGTCAATATAACCTGGGACAAACGGGTGGGACTGAAAATGTGACATTGACTGCCAATGAATTACCCGCGCATGTTCATTCCGTGGCACTAAATGGAACCGGAAATACGAGCGTTGCATTGGGAGCTTCCTCCGCTAACGGTAATACCGCTATTCCAGGGCCAGCCACGGTACCCGCCAAAGTGGTTAGTGGGCTAACTGCTCTTAATGCTTTTAGCACTACTGCACCAGACACCACACTGTCGCCTGCGACTGCCACCACAACGGTTAACGTAAATGGAAATACTGGTATTGCCGGTAATAATATGCCAGTGCATATCGTACAACCTTACCAAGTTGTGAATTTCATTATTGCTCTTGAGGGCCTTTTCCCTTCTCGTAATTAA
- a CDS encoding GNAT family N-acetyltransferase has protein sequence MMRGELNLPIGLSVKAANTNDDPFMAQLFYSTKTLFYELGLPSEVVEIMLEQQYRLQQASYREQYPNANTYILFYHQQAVGKVMLDISEYRIHLVDFIIIPSMRGRGFGSAILAAIKQEAMKRHLPVGLSVESENTQAKKLYLKHGFKPESYSGAYESMLWR, from the coding sequence ATGATGCGAGGTGAGTTAAATCTACCAATAGGCTTGAGTGTTAAAGCTGCTAATACAAATGACGACCCATTTATGGCACAGCTTTTTTATTCTACAAAAACGCTTTTTTATGAACTTGGTTTACCTAGTGAAGTCGTTGAAATCATGCTGGAGCAACAATACCGACTACAGCAAGCCTCTTATCGGGAACAATATCCAAATGCCAACACTTATATCTTGTTTTATCACCAGCAAGCCGTAGGAAAAGTGATGCTCGATATCAGTGAGTATAGGATTCATCTTGTTGATTTTATTATCATACCAAGTATGCGGGGACGCGGTTTTGGTTCGGCCATTTTAGCGGCCATTAAGCAAGAAGCGATGAAACGCCATTTACCTGTCGGTTTATCTGTGGAGAGTGAAAATACTCAAGCTAAAAAGCTTTATCTAAAGCATGGGTTTAAGCCCGAAAGTTACTCTGGCGCCTATGAATCTATGCTATGGCGTTAA
- a CDS encoding aspartyl/asparaginyl beta-hydroxylase domain-containing protein yields MDICSFALLAQVPNSLSLQQELNALLLQDWLPHVNQRDYRQGDQGGWDVLPLRCAAEYQTAHPILQAFSISTQAHWNDLPRLESSPTLCRFLQSLTCPVKSVRLMRLHAGAEIKPHRDQGLCLEQGEARLHLPLQTNDALNFYVDEKRVPMQAGELWYINADQVHWVENKGQDARINLVIDCEVNTWLRELVYAAKFRG; encoded by the coding sequence ATGGATATCTGTTCTTTTGCCCTATTAGCTCAAGTTCCAAACTCCCTTAGTTTACAGCAAGAGCTGAATGCTTTGCTGCTGCAAGACTGGCTACCCCACGTAAATCAGCGTGATTATCGTCAAGGGGATCAGGGCGGTTGGGATGTGTTGCCTTTGCGCTGCGCCGCCGAGTATCAAACAGCACATCCTATCTTGCAAGCCTTCTCAATCTCTACACAGGCTCACTGGAATGATCTGCCTCGTCTCGAATCGAGCCCTACATTATGCCGTTTTCTGCAATCCCTAACCTGCCCAGTGAAATCTGTGCGTTTGATGCGCTTACATGCGGGGGCTGAAATCAAACCACATAGAGATCAAGGGCTCTGCCTAGAGCAAGGTGAGGCAAGACTGCATTTACCACTGCAAACGAATGATGCGTTAAATTTTTATGTGGATGAGAAACGTGTACCCATGCAGGCTGGGGAGCTTTGGTATATCAATGCCGATCAAGTCCATTGGGTCGAGAATAAAGGACAGGATGCACGCATCAACCTAGTGATTGATTGTGAAGTGAATACTTGGCTAAGGGAGTTGGTCTATGCCGCAAAGTTCAGGGGTTGA
- the yrfG gene encoding GMP/IMP nucleotidase, with protein MFNWKTIDTVLLDMDGTLLDLHFDNHFWLSLVPLELSKRRGLSSDEAQQLVVNAYEKVVGTLDWYCLDYWQEQLQLDIMGLHRTLVDRIQLRQDSMPFLAALAAAGKQRILVTNAHPKSLALKLEHTELATGLDAMISSHETGYPKEHPQFWLTLFEKFQLEPSRCLFIDDSEPILKAAKLAGVGHQLGIANPDSKKPVKVFQDFPAITDYHSLLNDLTR; from the coding sequence ATGTTTAACTGGAAGACTATCGATACGGTTCTGCTCGACATGGACGGCACGCTATTGGATTTGCACTTCGATAATCATTTTTGGCTGAGTTTAGTGCCACTGGAATTAAGCAAACGACGGGGGCTGAGCAGCGACGAAGCGCAGCAGTTAGTCGTAAATGCCTATGAGAAAGTCGTCGGCACACTCGATTGGTACTGCCTCGATTATTGGCAGGAGCAGCTACAACTCGACATTATGGGTTTACATCGCACTTTGGTCGATCGCATTCAGCTGCGCCAAGACAGTATGCCGTTTTTAGCGGCCTTAGCCGCTGCGGGTAAACAGCGCATTCTGGTGACCAATGCCCACCCTAAGAGTCTCGCCCTAAAGCTTGAACATACCGAACTAGCAACAGGGCTCGATGCCATGATCTCCAGCCACGAAACAGGTTACCCCAAGGAGCATCCGCAATTTTGGCTCACCTTATTTGAAAAGTTTCAACTTGAGCCAAGTCGCTGTCTCTTTATCGATGATAGCGAACCCATACTCAAGGCCGCTAAACTTGCCGGCGTAGGCCATCAATTGGGGATTGCTAACCCAGACAGTAAAAAGCCAGTCAAAGTCTTTCAAGATTTCCCCGCGATTACCGACTATCACTCGCTACTCAATGATCTAACACGATAA